The stretch of DNA ATTTATTATCATCGGAAACGGGGTTGTAAGAGGAGAAGCCACCCAGGAGGTGCAAGCATTCATTGACCGCCTCCAAGCACCTGTAACTCATAGCATGAAAGCAAAAGGAATTTTGCCTAAAAGCCATCCGCTCAATTATTTTACATTTGGTTTCAATGAGCAGGATAAGGTTTTACGTGGGATTGAGGAATCCGATTTACTGATTGTAATTGGATTTGATTTTGCAGAACATCTGCCGAAAGAATGGAATAAAAAGAAAGTGCCGATTATCCATATTGATGCGGTTCCTGCAGAATCGGATGAATATTATCCTCTTCAAAGCGAACTAGTTGGGGATGTGAAACGGACTTTGCAAGCCATTAACGATCTTGAAATCGAAGTAAAATCGTGGGTCCCATCCGGAAATTTGCGCGAACAAATGATACAGGCCTACCATATTTATGAAGAATCTGCTTCAACTCTATCCATCACATCTCTTCTGCACTCTATCGAAAAATTAACCAGTGAAAATACGATTGTTATTTCGGATGTAGGCTCTCATAAAGTCTCCATTGCCCGCACTTATCAGCCCAAAAAGCCGGAGAAACTTATTATTTCAAACGGATTCGCTTCAATGGGAATAGCCATACCTGGGTCAATTGGAGCTAAATTAGCATGCCCGGCAGATCCGGTAGTCTGCATTACTGGGGATGGTGGAGCCCTAATGAATTTTGCTGATATCGAGACAGCAGCAAGATTAGGATTATCTTTCGTGATCATTGTCCTCCATGATTCCAAGCTGAAATTGGAAGAACAAATGATGATGAAAAAGTTAGCTAATAATTTTGGAACAGCTTTTGGAAACCCCGATTTTGTTCAGCTAGCGAAAAGCTTTGGCATTAGAGGAGTACGGCCTGCAAATGTACAGGAATTTGAAAGTATGCTTACAGAGGCATTAAAGAAAAATGAACTGACACTCATCGAAATACTACTGGAGAATGGGTGAAAACCGTTGGAATGAACCACTGCCTTCACGGATTTATTTGTCATAAGTGTTTCATGATTCCCATTAATGGTGAAATTCTAGACGGCCGGTAGTCATATAATTCTTTTGATTCTTTTTAGGATTCTAGTGCTCAATAAGACCCAGATCCAGCTATAAAAAATAGAGAATAAAATAATCAATCCAATAACTGAAACACTAATTTGATGAGAAACCGCAGGCCCTAACACGGGGAATTTTACACCATATAATAAAAGGAAAATCCCTATTGTTAACCCGGCCGATCCGCTCAAGGTATAACTGATTTTTTTACGAAAAAAATGAAAAGAACTGCCAATCATAAGCCCTAATAAACCTGTGGTAAATGGAAAAATAATGAGCTCGGACGGCTGCAGAATCAAAAGTAAATGGGCTGTTAAAACATAGGAAGCAAGACCAAGCGGAATCGAAAAAATAGAGCAAAGAATAATTGGTGCTGTAGCCACGGGACTTATAAAATACCCAATCCCAGGCAAGAACCCTCCTGCCGATTGAAAAATAGCCCCGATGCTGCTCAAAAGAGAAATAAGCACAATCTTTTTCGATCTTGGCCATTTTCGAAAGGTTATTTGTATCTGTGTTATTTCGTTTTTTACATCGCACATGGCATACCCTCCCTATGCCCCACTATATGCATGGAAATGGAATATTATTTCGAAGACTCCTGTTCATTACGTCTGAATCAACAGGGAAATGAATTTAATGTGCCACTTACAATTTAACAAATGGATTAAGCAATCCAGATTAGAAAAACTTGGCTTTCGCCAATTTCTTCCGGCGAAAGCCTTAGCTTTTCTTATGCGATGTTATTAATAGAATACCTATAGTAATTTGGAATTTACATTAGTACGTTAAAAAACTTATACTTTCCTACTAGCCAAATAAGAAGGATATTGACT from Cytobacillus dafuensis encodes:
- a CDS encoding acetolactate synthase large subunit; its protein translation is MKATDVLIRCLENEGVDYIFGIVGKETLDLVDSISKSKQIQFVNTRHEQGAAFMADVYARLSKKAGVCTSTLGPGATNLLTGIASATLDHSPVIALVGQAGLDKQHKESHQYLDIAGIFEPATKWSIQIKDSQTIAEVIHKAFRTAKMEKPGAVIIEIPENLTSQMIPENAMTVTPLPIYRPESEAIQEAIQRISNSQKPFIIIGNGVVRGEATQEVQAFIDRLQAPVTHSMKAKGILPKSHPLNYFTFGFNEQDKVLRGIEESDLLIVIGFDFAEHLPKEWNKKKVPIIHIDAVPAESDEYYPLQSELVGDVKRTLQAINDLEIEVKSWVPSGNLREQMIQAYHIYEESASTLSITSLLHSIEKLTSENTIVISDVGSHKVSIARTYQPKKPEKLIISNGFASMGIAIPGSIGAKLACPADPVVCITGDGGALMNFADIETAARLGLSFVIIVLHDSKLKLEEQMMMKKLANNFGTAFGNPDFVQLAKSFGIRGVRPANVQEFESMLTEALKKNELTLIEILLENG